The following coding sequences lie in one Lysobacter capsici genomic window:
- a CDS encoding DUF2058 family protein, whose product MSDTLRDQLLGLGFKPAPKPERNERKGDDRRGGGPDRPDARGNHKPGAARADGKPGQRHDGARTGAPRQDARKPGEQRSGKPPGARPDGARGDQARPASRPGEGRRPDNRGPRPGAQGNKPRTREDIDLAKAYAIRAQREKDERIAAEQAKQEEARLRREARAKLTELVKDQGLNQADAEIARHFPYGGKIKRVYVNAEQLKQLNAGELGVLQLEGRYVLVTAALLAQAEEIFPQAVALKVDPNAPAEDDPYADPQYQVPDDLVW is encoded by the coding sequence ATGAGCGACACACTTCGCGATCAACTGTTGGGCCTGGGCTTCAAGCCCGCGCCCAAGCCCGAGCGCAACGAGCGCAAGGGCGACGACCGCCGTGGCGGCGGCCCTGACCGGCCCGACGCCCGCGGCAATCACAAACCCGGCGCCGCGCGCGCCGACGGCAAGCCGGGGCAGCGTCACGACGGCGCGCGCACTGGTGCGCCGCGTCAGGACGCGCGCAAGCCCGGCGAGCAGCGTTCGGGCAAACCGCCCGGCGCGCGGCCCGACGGTGCGCGAGGCGATCAGGCGCGACCGGCGTCCAGGCCCGGCGAAGGCCGCAGGCCCGACAACCGCGGTCCGCGTCCGGGAGCGCAAGGCAACAAGCCGCGCACGCGCGAGGACATCGATCTGGCCAAGGCGTACGCGATCCGCGCCCAGCGCGAGAAAGACGAGCGCATCGCCGCCGAGCAGGCCAAGCAGGAAGAGGCGCGTTTGCGTCGCGAAGCGCGCGCCAAGCTCACCGAACTGGTCAAGGACCAGGGCCTGAATCAGGCCGATGCCGAAATTGCCCGGCATTTCCCCTATGGCGGCAAGATCAAGCGGGTCTACGTCAACGCCGAGCAACTCAAGCAGCTCAACGCCGGCGAACTGGGCGTGCTGCAGCTCGAAGGCCGCTACGTGCTGGTGACGGCGGCGTTGCTGGCGCAGGCCGAAGAGATTTTCCCGCAGGCGGTGGCGTTGAAGGTCGACCCGAACGCGCCGGCCGAGGACGATCCGTACGCCGATCCGCAGTATCAGGTGCCGGACGATCTGGTCTGGTGA
- a CDS encoding SlyX family protein: MPVTSELEQRLVDLETRVAFQEHALGELSDALAAARSEEARNTLLLFRALEEIKHLRAAMAASPLTGDVGSEPPPPHY; this comes from the coding sequence ATGCCCGTGACGTCCGAACTTGAACAGCGTCTGGTCGACCTGGAAACGCGCGTCGCGTTCCAGGAGCATGCGCTGGGCGAACTGAGCGATGCGCTCGCCGCCGCGCGCAGCGAGGAAGCACGCAATACCTTGCTGCTGTTCCGTGCGCTGGAAGAGATCAAACACCTGCGCGCCGCGATGGCCGCCAGCCCGTTGACCGGCGATGTCGGCAGCGAACCACCTCCGCCGCACTACTGA
- a CDS encoding UDP-glucose dehydrogenase family protein: protein MRVTIFGTGYVGLVTGTCLADVGHDVVCVDIDAAKVEGLTRGVIPIYEPGLEPMVKANHAAGRLHFTTDAAAAIAHADLIFIAVGTPPDEDGSADLKYVLAVASTIGRHIERPVVVVNKSTVPVGTADKVEATIARELATRGVDVAFDVASNPEFLKEGDAVADCMRPDRIVIGAANPLAVEKLKRLYAPFNRNHERIVVMDLRSAELTKYAANAMLATKISFMNEIANIAEKVGADIEMVRQGIGSDPRIGWHFIYPGAGYGGSCFPKDVQALARTAQQHGYDAHLLDAVETVNDNQKGHLFELIQRHYGGPIAGKTFAVWGLAFKPNTDDMREASSRTLLAQLWQAGARVRAYDPEANEEAHRIFGEREDLVLCDSARAALADADALVVVTEWKQFRSPDFARVRQALADGVIFDGRNLYHPDEVEAADLAYYGIGRGRSILIDGA from the coding sequence ATGCGCGTCACCATCTTCGGCACCGGTTATGTCGGCCTCGTCACCGGGACCTGCCTGGCCGATGTCGGCCACGACGTGGTCTGCGTCGACATCGACGCGGCCAAGGTCGAGGGCCTCACGCGCGGCGTGATCCCGATCTACGAGCCCGGCCTGGAGCCGATGGTCAAGGCGAACCATGCCGCCGGCCGTCTGCACTTCACCACCGACGCGGCCGCCGCGATCGCTCACGCCGACCTGATCTTCATCGCGGTCGGCACGCCGCCCGACGAAGACGGCAGCGCCGATCTCAAGTACGTGCTGGCGGTGGCCTCGACCATCGGCCGGCATATCGAACGCCCGGTCGTGGTCGTGAACAAGTCGACCGTGCCGGTCGGCACCGCCGACAAGGTCGAGGCGACCATCGCCCGCGAACTGGCCACACGCGGCGTCGATGTCGCCTTCGATGTCGCCTCCAACCCCGAATTCCTCAAGGAAGGCGATGCGGTCGCCGACTGCATGCGGCCCGACCGCATCGTGATCGGCGCGGCCAATCCGCTCGCGGTGGAAAAACTCAAGCGCCTGTACGCGCCGTTCAACCGCAATCACGAGCGCATCGTGGTCATGGACCTGCGCTCGGCCGAACTGACCAAGTACGCCGCCAACGCGATGCTGGCGACCAAGATCAGTTTCATGAACGAAATCGCCAACATCGCCGAGAAAGTCGGCGCCGATATCGAGATGGTGCGCCAGGGCATCGGCTCGGACCCGCGCATCGGCTGGCATTTCATCTACCCCGGCGCCGGTTACGGCGGCTCGTGTTTTCCCAAGGACGTGCAGGCGCTGGCGCGCACCGCGCAGCAGCACGGCTACGACGCGCACCTGCTCGACGCGGTGGAAACGGTCAACGACAACCAGAAGGGCCATTTGTTCGAATTGATCCAGCGCCACTACGGCGGGCCGATCGCGGGCAAGACCTTCGCGGTGTGGGGGTTGGCGTTCAAGCCCAACACCGACGACATGCGCGAAGCCTCCAGCCGTACCCTGCTGGCCCAGTTGTGGCAGGCCGGCGCGCGCGTGCGCGCCTACGATCCGGAAGCCAACGAGGAAGCGCATCGCATCTTCGGCGAGCGCGAGGACCTGGTCCTGTGCGACTCGGCCCGCGCCGCGCTCGCCGACGCCGACGCGCTGGTGGTGGTGACCGAGTGGAAGCAGTTCCGCAGCCCGGATTTCGCCCGCGTTCGCCAGGCCCTGGCCGACGGCGTGATCTTCGACGGACGCAACCTGTACCATCCCGACGAAGTCGAAGCGGCGGACCTGGCCTATTACGGCATCGGCCGCGGTCGCTCGATCCTGATCGACGGCGCGTGA
- a CDS encoding FKBP-type peptidyl-prolyl cis-trans isomerase: MRNTALAFAVASMALFASGCDKAGKPAGDKAAEAKPGEKTADGKSEVKVLGGMKTEKEQDSYLIGMDMGRSLELLKDDLDLAVLQKAMQANIKGDKALLTDEEAQQIRQRLQEKVRTKQMEKMVALAKSNLADGEKFLATNGKKPGVVTTASGLQYQILTEGKGVKPKVSDTVRVHYKGTLLDGKTFDSSYDRNEPAVFPLGAVVPGWQEGIALMPVGSKFKLWIPSKLGYGEQGTPGGPIGPNATLVFDVELLDIVKGDAGGPGAPGGGAESAAMGDGHKH; this comes from the coding sequence ATGCGTAACACCGCCCTCGCGTTCGCGGTCGCCTCGATGGCGCTGTTCGCGTCGGGTTGCGACAAGGCCGGCAAGCCGGCCGGCGACAAGGCGGCCGAAGCCAAGCCCGGCGAGAAAACCGCCGACGGCAAGAGCGAGGTCAAGGTGCTCGGCGGCATGAAGACCGAGAAGGAACAAGACAGCTACCTGATCGGCATGGACATGGGCCGTTCGCTGGAACTGCTCAAGGACGATCTGGACCTGGCCGTGCTGCAGAAGGCCATGCAGGCCAACATCAAGGGCGACAAGGCCCTGCTGACCGACGAGGAAGCCCAGCAGATCCGTCAGCGCCTGCAGGAAAAGGTCCGCACCAAGCAGATGGAAAAGATGGTCGCGCTGGCCAAGTCCAACCTGGCCGACGGTGAGAAGTTCCTCGCCACCAACGGCAAGAAGCCGGGCGTGGTGACCACCGCGTCGGGCCTGCAGTACCAGATCCTCACCGAAGGCAAGGGCGTCAAGCCCAAGGTCAGCGACACCGTGCGCGTGCACTACAAGGGCACCTTGCTCGACGGCAAGACCTTTGACAGCTCCTACGATCGCAACGAACCGGCGGTGTTCCCGCTCGGCGCGGTGGTCCCGGGCTGGCAGGAAGGCATCGCGCTGATGCCGGTCGGCAGCAAGTTCAAGCTGTGGATCCCGAGCAAGCTCGGCTACGGCGAGCAGGGCACCCCGGGCGGCCCGATCGGCCCGAACGCGACCTTGGTGTTCGACGTGGAACTGCTCGACATCGTCAAGGGCGACGCCGGCGGTCCGGGCGCTCCGGGCGGCGGCGCCGAGTCGGCCGCGATGGGCGACGGCCACAAGCACTGA
- a CDS encoding FKBP-type peptidyl-prolyl cis-trans isomerase — protein sequence MKAFVRGAAVLITTAALVSGAASAQDKSVLANDREKISYAIGLDVASSLKPVGPDLDTAAFERAVKNVFDGGKPLITQDEARTVDTALRARIAARDGKPAAGAAPGSQPPAVDKGKVGLLIGTFMVGPALQQIKSEIEVPVLVQAVRTSLGGGKPLLAEGEARTLLTNFSERMQAKAKTEAAAAGEKNLKDGKAFLEENKKVKGVFVTGSGLQYMILRQGSGERPKPTDKVSVNYKGTLLDGKTFDSSYDRGQPAEFPVNGVIQGWQEGLAMMPVGSKFKFWIPSELAYGPNGAPPSIGPNATLTFEVELLDIL from the coding sequence ATGAAGGCTTTCGTGCGCGGCGCAGCCGTGTTGATCACTACTGCAGCGCTCGTGAGCGGCGCCGCCTCTGCCCAGGACAAGTCCGTGCTCGCCAACGATCGTGAAAAAATCAGCTACGCCATCGGCCTGGACGTGGCGTCTTCGCTCAAGCCGGTCGGCCCGGACCTGGACACCGCCGCGTTCGAACGCGCGGTCAAGAACGTCTTCGACGGCGGCAAGCCGCTGATCACCCAGGACGAAGCGCGCACCGTCGACACCGCCCTGCGCGCGCGCATCGCCGCGCGCGACGGCAAGCCGGCCGCGGGCGCCGCGCCGGGCTCGCAGCCGCCGGCGGTGGACAAGGGCAAGGTCGGCCTGCTGATCGGCACCTTCATGGTCGGCCCGGCCCTGCAGCAGATCAAATCCGAAATCGAAGTGCCGGTGCTGGTGCAGGCCGTGCGCACCTCGCTGGGCGGCGGCAAGCCGCTGCTGGCCGAGGGCGAGGCGCGCACCTTGCTGACCAATTTCAGCGAGCGCATGCAGGCCAAGGCCAAGACCGAAGCGGCCGCGGCCGGCGAGAAGAACCTCAAGGACGGCAAGGCGTTCCTGGAGGAGAACAAGAAGGTCAAGGGCGTGTTCGTGACCGGCTCGGGCCTGCAGTACATGATCCTGCGTCAGGGCTCGGGCGAGCGCCCGAAGCCGACCGACAAGGTCAGCGTGAACTACAAGGGCACCTTGCTCGACGGCAAGACCTTCGACAGCTCCTACGATCGCGGCCAGCCGGCCGAATTCCCGGTCAACGGCGTGATCCAGGGCTGGCAGGAAGGCCTGGCGATGATGCCGGTCGGCAGCAAGTTCAAGTTCTGGATTCCGTCCGAACTGGCCTACGGCCCCAACGGCGCGCCGCCGAGCATCGGTCCGAATGCGACCTTGACCTTCGAAGTCGAGTTGCTCGACATCCTGTAA
- a CDS encoding glutathione peroxidase, protein MTFPSLSRPRPARIAGLSVLVCLVLTAGTAAAAGGALLDRSFRPLAGKVPVDLAKAYGGDVVLVVNTASKCGFTPQFEALEGLQSKYKAKGFAVLGFPSGDFRAQEFEDEKQIQEFCTLTYGVKFPMFEKVHVIGDQATPLYKDLAKAAGEAPKWNFHKYLIGRDGKLIASYGSKVTPDDPSIVAAIERALGAPRAKGGAASASTSAAAKKSP, encoded by the coding sequence ATGACCTTCCCGTCGCTTTCCCGCCCGCGCCCGGCCCGTATCGCCGGCCTGTCCGTCCTGGTGTGCCTGGTCCTGACCGCCGGCACCGCCGCCGCGGCCGGCGGCGCCTTGCTCGATCGCAGCTTCCGTCCGCTGGCCGGCAAGGTGCCGGTCGACCTGGCCAAGGCCTACGGCGGCGACGTGGTGCTGGTGGTCAACACCGCCAGCAAGTGCGGCTTCACCCCGCAGTTCGAGGCCCTGGAAGGCCTGCAGTCCAAGTACAAGGCGAAGGGGTTCGCCGTGCTCGGTTTCCCGTCGGGCGATTTCCGCGCCCAGGAATTCGAGGACGAAAAGCAGATCCAGGAGTTCTGCACCCTGACCTACGGGGTCAAGTTCCCGATGTTCGAGAAGGTGCACGTGATCGGCGATCAGGCCACGCCGCTGTACAAGGACCTGGCCAAGGCCGCCGGCGAGGCGCCGAAGTGGAATTTCCACAAGTACCTGATCGGCCGCGACGGCAAGTTGATCGCGAGCTACGGCAGCAAGGTCACCCCGGACGATCCCAGCATCGTCGCGGCGATCGAGCGCGCGCTCGGCGCGCCGCGCGCGAAGGGCGGAGCGGCTTCGGCGTCGACTTCGGCGGCGGCGAAGAAGTCGCCCTGA
- a CDS encoding GntR family transcriptional regulator — protein MTAIQWSDGAPIYRQLKERVVAMMLDGVLKPGDALPSVRQVAAEYQLNPITVSRAYQELADEALVEKRRGLGMYVTEEATRKLLLNERERFLREEWPLVLERIARLGLRTEELLGGGASNGNGNDKADAP, from the coding sequence ATGACCGCAATCCAATGGAGCGACGGCGCTCCGATCTATCGCCAGCTCAAGGAACGCGTCGTCGCGATGATGCTCGACGGCGTGCTCAAGCCCGGCGATGCCCTGCCCTCCGTGCGGCAGGTCGCCGCGGAATATCAACTCAATCCCATCACTGTCTCGCGCGCCTACCAGGAGTTGGCCGACGAGGCGTTGGTCGAAAAACGCCGAGGACTGGGCATGTACGTGACCGAAGAAGCCACAAGGAAACTGCTCTTGAACGAGCGCGAACGCTTCCTGCGAGAGGAATGGCCGCTGGTCCTGGAGCGCATCGCGCGATTGGGCCTGCGCACCGAGGAACTGCTCGGCGGCGGCGCGAGCAACGGCAACGGTAACGACAAGGCGGACGCACCATGA
- a CDS encoding ABC transporter ATP-binding protein: MTNAIHIDPGHIITARGLRKVYRNKLALDDTSFDIPAGRIVGLIGPNGAGKTTALKAVLGLIAFDGELSVLGRDPRTQRDELMRDVCFIADVAVLPRWLRVREAIDFVAGVHPRFDRAKCERFLHGTQLKPDLRVREMSKGMIVQLHLALVMAIDARLLVLDEPTLGLDILYRKQFYQRLLEDYFDENKTIIITTHQVEEIEHILTDVMFIRDGKIVLDCPMEQLSDRFVEVLVDRDKADHAKILGPLDERALPFGKTVMLFDGVPAAQLSGLGETRTPGLADLFVATMKGTYA, encoded by the coding sequence ATGACCAATGCCATCCACATCGATCCGGGCCACATCATTACCGCGCGCGGCCTGCGCAAGGTGTATCGCAACAAGCTCGCGCTCGACGACACCAGCTTCGACATCCCGGCCGGCCGCATCGTCGGCCTGATCGGCCCCAACGGCGCCGGCAAGACCACCGCGCTCAAGGCGGTGCTGGGGCTGATCGCGTTCGACGGCGAACTGTCGGTGCTCGGCCGCGATCCGCGCACCCAGCGCGACGAACTGATGCGCGACGTGTGCTTCATCGCCGACGTCGCGGTGCTGCCGCGCTGGCTGCGGGTGCGCGAGGCGATCGACTTCGTCGCCGGCGTGCATCCGCGCTTCGACCGCGCCAAGTGCGAGCGCTTCCTGCACGGCACCCAGCTCAAGCCGGACCTGCGCGTTCGCGAAATGTCCAAGGGCATGATCGTGCAACTGCACCTGGCGCTGGTGATGGCGATCGACGCGCGCCTGCTGGTGCTCGACGAACCGACCCTGGGCCTGGACATCCTGTACCGCAAGCAGTTCTACCAGCGCCTGCTGGAAGACTACTTCGACGAGAACAAGACCATCATCATCACCACCCACCAGGTCGAGGAGATCGAACACATCCTCACCGACGTGATGTTCATCCGCGACGGCAAGATCGTGCTCGATTGCCCGATGGAACAGCTCAGCGACCGCTTCGTCGAAGTGCTGGTCGATCGCGACAAGGCCGACCACGCGAAGATCCTCGGCCCGCTCGACGAACGCGCCCTGCCCTTCGGCAAGACCGTGATGCTGTTCGACGGCGTGCCGGCCGCGCAACTCAGCGGACTGGGCGAAACCCGCACGCCGGGCCTGGCCGACCTGTTCGTCGCCACCATGAAGGGGACCTACGCATGA
- a CDS encoding ABC transporter permease, whose amino-acid sequence MNATHDDLQAPPAARPMTTITPMQTFKMLLRREYWEHRGGFVWGPLIAGAIAIVLALITAIGLSAAFHYYLGKGDAHGVNLDFSSKADSAGQIGDLALSGGLAMVFMVFVFVVFFYALGSIYDERKDRSILFWKSLPISDTQAVLSKLLWALVLAPVLAAAIGLLVGLVLWVLAWLTAVANGVDGASAIFVQAHPLRVVAQVLLSLPVYALWALPTVGWLMLCSAWARSVPFIWAVVIPLLACVFIGLVNVFLAIIAPDTGFPALRLAYIVGYRGLLSVVPGSWMLSPQIASDAQRAAVDGPQALTQSSIDFTTNLHALTTIDLWVGAAIGAAMVYGAIRLRRWRDEG is encoded by the coding sequence ATGAATGCCACCCACGACGACCTCCAGGCGCCTCCCGCGGCGCGCCCGATGACCACGATCACGCCGATGCAGACCTTCAAGATGCTGCTCCGGCGCGAATACTGGGAGCACCGCGGCGGCTTCGTATGGGGCCCGCTGATTGCCGGCGCGATCGCGATCGTGCTGGCGCTCATCACCGCGATCGGCCTGTCCGCGGCGTTCCACTACTACCTCGGCAAGGGCGACGCCCACGGCGTCAACCTGGACTTCTCCAGCAAGGCCGACTCGGCCGGCCAGATCGGCGACCTCGCCCTGAGCGGCGGCCTGGCGATGGTGTTCATGGTGTTCGTGTTCGTGGTGTTCTTCTACGCCCTGGGCTCGATCTACGACGAACGCAAGGACCGCAGCATCCTGTTCTGGAAATCGCTGCCGATTTCCGACACCCAGGCGGTGCTGTCCAAGCTGTTGTGGGCGCTGGTGCTGGCGCCGGTGCTGGCCGCCGCGATCGGTCTGCTGGTCGGACTGGTGCTGTGGGTGCTGGCCTGGTTGACGGCGGTGGCCAACGGCGTCGACGGCGCCTCGGCGATCTTCGTGCAGGCGCATCCGCTGCGGGTGGTCGCGCAGGTCCTGCTGTCGCTGCCGGTGTACGCACTGTGGGCGCTGCCGACCGTCGGCTGGCTGATGTTGTGTTCGGCCTGGGCGCGCAGCGTGCCGTTCATCTGGGCGGTGGTGATTCCGCTGCTGGCCTGCGTGTTCATCGGCCTGGTCAACGTGTTCCTGGCGATCATCGCCCCCGACACCGGGTTCCCGGCGCTGCGACTGGCCTACATCGTCGGTTACCGCGGCCTGCTGAGCGTGGTCCCCGGCAGCTGGATGCTGAGTCCGCAGATCGCCAGCGACGCCCAGCGCGCCGCCGTCGACGGGCCGCAGGCGCTGACCCAGTCGTCGATCGACTTCACCACCAACCTGCACGCCCTCACCACCATCGACCTGTGGGTCGGCGCGGCGATCGGCGCGGCGATGGTCTACGGCGCGATCCGCCTGCGCCGCTGGCGCGACGAAGGCTGA
- a CDS encoding DUF4097 family beta strand repeat-containing protein produces the protein MRHALLLPATLLLAAAVLPLAAQAGERCEHSQPRNLQLDLAGVKAVVFEIGSDDLSVTGAPGARAAVTGRACASDASDLAGMTLTQQRVGDKLVVRAEHRYGINFGFNGYRYMKLQASVPDSIMVQLKLGSGDAKIDNVAGLSIDLGSGDVEARNVRGVATADIGSGDVELERIGSLQVISVGSGDLKAKHIGGDAKLGSIGSGDVELGQVGGSVELDRLGSGDLVVDDVRGDLTVRKVGSGSVNHHGVSGRVDVDK, from the coding sequence ATGCGACACGCCCTTCTTCTGCCGGCCACTCTTCTGCTCGCCGCGGCCGTGCTGCCGCTCGCCGCCCAGGCCGGTGAACGCTGCGAACATTCGCAGCCGCGCAACCTGCAACTGGATCTGGCCGGCGTCAAAGCGGTGGTGTTCGAAATCGGCTCGGACGATCTGAGCGTCACCGGCGCGCCCGGCGCCCGCGCCGCGGTGACCGGCCGGGCTTGCGCTTCGGACGCCTCCGACCTGGCCGGCATGACCCTGACCCAGCAACGCGTCGGCGACAAACTGGTGGTCCGCGCCGAACACCGTTACGGCATCAACTTCGGTTTCAACGGCTATCGCTACATGAAGCTGCAGGCCAGCGTGCCCGACAGCATCATGGTCCAGCTCAAGCTCGGTTCGGGCGACGCCAAGATCGACAACGTGGCCGGGCTGAGCATCGACCTGGGCTCGGGCGATGTCGAAGCGCGCAACGTGCGCGGCGTCGCCACCGCCGACATCGGTTCGGGCGATGTCGAGCTCGAACGCATCGGCTCGCTGCAGGTGATCTCGGTCGGATCGGGCGATCTCAAGGCCAAGCACATCGGCGGCGACGCCAAGCTCGGTTCGATCGGTTCGGGCGATGTCGAACTGGGCCAGGTCGGCGGCTCGGTCGAGCTCGACCGTCTGGGTTCGGGCGATCTGGTCGTCGACGACGTGCGCGGCGATCTGACCGTGCGCAAGGTCGGCAGCGGCTCGGTCAACCACCACGGCGTGAGCGGCCGCGTCGACGTGGACAAGTAA
- a CDS encoding YggN family protein gives MKAMNASMSLLLPGLLAVALATGCSPAPTAPADVKGSPLGFLKIDDQRVQLRNGNKVAQIAADGALSIDGRAVALTAPQQALSKSYYTHATAIGTEGAAMGKAGAQLAGKAVSGAIEAAFKGGDPDQVGKDVDAQTAELEKKAQAMCMHVVELHSTQQALAASLPAFQPFARLDATDSSDCQK, from the coding sequence ATGAAGGCCATGAACGCTTCGATGTCGCTGCTGTTGCCGGGCCTGCTCGCCGTGGCGCTCGCCACCGGTTGTTCGCCGGCGCCGACCGCGCCGGCCGACGTGAAAGGCTCGCCGCTGGGCTTTCTCAAGATCGACGACCAGCGCGTGCAATTGCGCAACGGCAACAAGGTGGCGCAGATCGCCGCCGATGGCGCGCTCAGCATCGACGGCCGCGCGGTCGCCCTGACCGCCCCGCAGCAGGCGCTGAGCAAGAGCTACTACACCCATGCGACGGCGATCGGTACCGAAGGCGCGGCGATGGGCAAGGCCGGCGCACAGTTGGCCGGCAAGGCCGTCAGCGGCGCGATCGAAGCCGCGTTCAAGGGCGGTGATCCCGATCAGGTCGGCAAGGACGTCGACGCCCAGACCGCGGAGCTGGAGAAGAAGGCCCAGGCCATGTGCATGCATGTCGTCGAGCTGCACAGCACACAACAGGCCCTCGCCGCCAGTCTGCCGGCGTTCCAGCCGTTCGCGCGTCTGGACGCGACCGATTCGTCGGATTGCCAGAAGTAA
- a CDS encoding DUF6708 domain-containing protein, with protein MARHQGRLLPPVEYWYEDQPRGDAPPRDALSANGNLRHIDANYLELSRTETLVRGVGILGGCFALSFFTYGLFPGSWNAWTVWDIALSIASLGLVALAVFCVRLDITVPSDTPVRFNRARGKIYAYEYAWKANPFVRWPHSIKVFDWADTHAEITRQAGKSVRYALFLSHCKPGTLEVVDRIQLGGQTIDEADMRRLWDYCRAYMEHGPANLPAQTPRLDDVNFRRSFFFFMPFIDPSAEGAAYRQRMHVIEWLASLAFMLPMFWLLLPLGLMRYLALRLAPRPRWPAELDAQSRGAPLAAA; from the coding sequence ATGGCGCGACATCAGGGACGGCTGCTGCCGCCGGTGGAATATTGGTACGAGGATCAACCGCGCGGTGACGCACCGCCGCGCGACGCGCTCTCGGCCAACGGCAATCTCAGGCACATCGACGCGAATTATCTGGAACTCTCTCGCACCGAAACCCTGGTCAGAGGTGTAGGGATTCTGGGCGGTTGTTTTGCCCTGTCCTTTTTTACGTATGGCCTGTTTCCCGGCTCGTGGAACGCATGGACCGTGTGGGACATCGCGCTGTCGATCGCTTCGCTCGGTCTGGTCGCGCTTGCGGTGTTCTGCGTTCGCCTCGACATCACCGTGCCTTCCGACACGCCGGTGCGCTTCAATCGCGCCCGCGGCAAGATCTACGCTTACGAATACGCCTGGAAGGCCAATCCCTTCGTGCGCTGGCCGCACAGCATCAAGGTGTTCGACTGGGCCGACACCCACGCCGAAATCACCCGCCAGGCCGGCAAGAGCGTGCGTTATGCGCTGTTTCTCAGTCACTGCAAGCCAGGCACGCTGGAAGTGGTCGACCGCATCCAACTGGGCGGCCAGACGATCGACGAAGCCGACATGAGGCGCCTGTGGGATTACTGCCGTGCGTATATGGAGCACGGCCCGGCGAACCTGCCTGCGCAGACGCCGCGGCTGGACGACGTCAATTTCCGTCGCAGCTTTTTCTTCTTCATGCCTTTCATCGACCCGAGCGCGGAAGGCGCCGCCTATCGCCAGCGCATGCACGTCATCGAATGGCTCGCCAGCCTTGCGTTCATGCTGCCGATGTTCTGGTTGCTGCTGCCGCTTGGCCTGATGCGCTACCTCGCCCTGCGCCTGGCGCCCAGGCCGCGGTGGCCGGCGGAACTGGACGCGCAATCGCGCGGCGCGCCGTTGGCGGCCGCATAA
- the yiaA gene encoding inner membrane protein YiaA: MNRAISRKPTAAFVGASWTALMLGALAYLIGLWNAQMLLNEKGYYLTLLLYGLFAAVSVQKAVRDRMEGIPVTNIYYGLAWTSVISALVLLCIGLWNAGISLSEKGFYGMAYALSLFAAIAVQKNTRDSGTADEYE, from the coding sequence ATGAATCGTGCCATCTCCCGCAAGCCCACCGCGGCTTTCGTCGGCGCTTCGTGGACCGCGCTCATGCTGGGCGCGCTGGCCTATCTGATCGGCCTGTGGAACGCACAGATGCTGCTCAACGAGAAGGGCTACTACCTGACCTTGCTGCTGTACGGCCTGTTCGCGGCCGTGTCGGTGCAGAAGGCGGTGCGCGACCGAATGGAAGGCATCCCGGTCACCAACATCTACTACGGCCTGGCCTGGACGTCGGTGATCAGCGCCCTGGTGCTGCTGTGCATCGGCCTGTGGAACGCCGGTATCAGCCTGAGCGAGAAAGGCTTCTACGGCATGGCCTATGCGTTGAGCCTGTTCGCGGCGATCGCGGTGCAGAAGAACACCCGCGACAGCGGCACGGCCGACGAGTACGAGTAA